From Phenylobacterium montanum, the proteins below share one genomic window:
- a CDS encoding winged helix-turn-helix transcriptional regulator, with protein MVKPRHSNFDCAPGCAVEAAISLIDGKWKCVILFHLLNGTARFNELRRQIPGATQRTLTNQLRELEMDGLIERTVYAQVPPKVEYSLSELGRSMTPVLQALKTWGDANIHRFAKPSRKAA; from the coding sequence TTGGTCAAGCCGCGCCACTCGAACTTCGACTGCGCGCCTGGTTGCGCCGTCGAGGCCGCCATCAGCCTCATCGACGGCAAATGGAAGTGCGTGATCCTCTTCCACCTGCTGAACGGGACCGCCCGCTTCAACGAACTGCGGCGTCAGATTCCGGGCGCGACGCAGCGCACGCTGACCAACCAGTTGCGCGAATTGGAGATGGACGGGCTGATCGAGCGGACCGTGTACGCCCAGGTGCCTCCAAAGGTGGAATACAGCCTTTCCGAGCTCGGGCGCAGCATGACCCCGGTCCTGCAGGCGCTGAAGACGTGGGGCGACGCGAATATCCATCGGTTCGCAAAGCCGTCCCGAAA